Proteins from one Triticum aestivum cultivar Chinese Spring chromosome 7A, IWGSC CS RefSeq v2.1, whole genome shotgun sequence genomic window:
- the LOC123149924 gene encoding peptidyl-prolyl cis-trans isomerase CYP18-2 — MWGGDDGGTPEVTLETSMGAFTVEMYHKHAPKTCRNFVELARRKYYDNVVFHRIIKDFIVQGGDPSGTGRGGESIYGAKFEDEIRPDLKHTGAGILSMANAGPNTNGSQFFITLAPCQSLDGKHTIFGRVSRGMEIVKRLGSIQTDKNDRPIHEVKILRTVVKD, encoded by the exons ATGTGGGGCGGCGACGACGGAGGGACTCCGGAGGTCACCCTGGAGACCTCCATGGGCGCCTTCACCGTCGAG ATGTACCACAAGCACGCGCCCAAGACCTGCAGGAACTTCGTCGAGCTCGCGCGCCGCAAATACTACGACAACGTCGTCTTCCACCGCATCATCAAG GATTTCATCGTGCAAGGTGGGGATCCTAGTGGAACAGGCAGGGGCGGCGAATCCATCTACGG AGCAAAATTTGAGGACGAGATAAGGCCAGATCTGAAGCACACCGGGGCTGGGATTCTATCAATGGCAAACGCTGGTCCGAATACAAACGGGAGCCAGTTCTTCATCACTCTTGCACCTTGTCAATCACTGGATG GTAAGCACACAATTTTTGGGAGAGTATCCAGAGGAATGGAAATTGTTAAGCGCCTTGGAAGTATTCAGACCGACAAAAATGATAG GCCCATCCATGAAGTGAAAATCCTGCGGACTGTTGTTAAAGATTGA